The Streptomyces sp. NBC_01298 genome contains the following window.
GCGGTGCTGCCGGACGGCACGGAGGCCGCGGTCTTCAAGGACCGTGCGGGCGAGCTCTACGCGGTCGGCAACCGGGACCCCTTCTCGGGCGCCGACGTGATCGCCAACGGCATCATGGGCTCGCGCGACGGGGTGCCCGTCGTCGCCTCGCCGATGCACAAGCAGGTCTTCGACCTGCGGACGGGCATCTGCCTGGACGACCCGGAGGTGTCCCTGCCGCTGGTGGAGCTCAAGCCTTAGGGCTCTGCGGCGGCCGTACCAACGCACTGTGGGCGATGGGACCTTGTCCTGTCGCCCACACGACGTTCTCCCCTGATGCGGGGCGCCCCTGTAGGCGGACCCTAAGAAGGTCAGGGCTTTCAGCTTCATTTTTCTCAACCCCTCCGAACATCCGGGCCCCTTCAAACCTTCAGGCCCCCTCGACCCTTCAGGACATGCCATGAGTTCCGCCAAGCAGGACGTGCGCGCGGCGACCGCCCGGGTGCAGGCGCCGGATCCGGCGCAGTACCGCCCCGGTCGCACCATCACCGAGTGGACGCCGGAGGACCCGTCCTTCTGGCAGACCACCGGCAAGAAGGTCGCCACCCGCAACCTGTGGATCGCGGTGCCCGCCCTGCTCGTGGCCTTCGTGGTCTGGCAGGTCTGGAGCATCACGGCGACCAACCTCAAGGACGTCGGCTTCGGCTTCTCGCAGTCCCAGCTGTTCTGGCTGACGGCGGTCCCCGGCATCACGGGCGGTACCGCCCGCATCCTGTACACCTTCATCGGCCCGATGATCGGCCAGCGCCGCTTCACCGCGGTCTCCACGGTCATCCTGATCGTGCCGCTGCTGTGGCTGGGCTTCGCGGTGCAGGACCCCACCACCTCGTACAGCACGCTGGTCGCCATCGCCGCGCTCTGCGGCATCGGCGGCGCCAACTTCTCCTCCTCCCTGGCCAACATCGGCTTCTTCTACCCGAAGCAGGAGAAGGGCAACGCGACCGGCATCAACGGCGGCCTGGGCAACCTGGGCGTCTCCGTGGTCCAGCTGCTCACCCCGATCCTGATCACCACCTCGGTGCTGGCGATCGGCTCGGGCCAGAAGAAGGCCGACGGCTCGGAGATCTACCTCCAGAACGCCGCCTTCGTCTGGGTGCCGGTCCTGATCGTCCTCGCGGCCATCGCCTGGTTCGGCCAGAACGACCTGAAGGTGGCCTCCACCCCCTTCAGCCAGCAGAAGATCATCTTCAAGCGCAAGCACAACTGGCTGATGACCTGGCTCTACGTCGGCACCTTCGGCTCCTTCATCGGCTTCGCGGCGGCGCTTCCCCTCCTGATCAAGACCACCTTCCCGGCGTACTCCGTGGCCACCTACGCCTGGATGGGCCCGGCGCTCGGCGCCCTGGCCCGCTGGGCCGGCGGCTGGATCGCCGACAAGTTCGGCGGCGCGCGGGTGACGATCCTGTCCTTCGTGGGCATGGGCGCGTCGATCATCGGCGTGATCACCTTCCTTCCGGCGGGCTCCGACCAGGGCTCCTTCTACGGCTTCTTCTTCTGCTTCCTGTCGGCGTTCTTCTTCTCGGGCATCGGCAACGGCTCGACCTTCCGCCAGATCCCGGTGATCTTCCGCGGCCAGCACCTCGCGGGCCTGACCGAGGGCACTCCCGAGTACGCGAAGGCCCTGAAGCAGGCCGAGATCGAGTCGGGCGCGGTGACCGGTTTCACCGCGGCCATCGCCGCCTACGGCTTCTTCTTCATCCCGGCGATGTTCGCCAACTTCGCCGTGACCAGCGCGATGTGGGGCTTCGTCGCCTTCTACGCCAGCTGCGTGGTCGTGGCCTGGTGGTTCTACGCCCGCAAGGGCGCGGAGGCCCCCAGCTAGACCGTCCCTTCCTGACCCTGCCCGGCCGGTACCCCCGGCCGGGTCGGCCCGGGTGTGGGTGAGGGGACGCCGCGCCGGCGGAACCCGACCCCACCCGGGCTTTTCGGTGTCCCGCCCCGCTTCCCCGGCCACGCCTGCGCCCGGGCCCCGACGCGGGCCGGGACGCACACAGACTGAAAGGCCACGTCCGTGCTCGGCATGTTCCTGCAACTCGGTGTCATGGTGGCGGCCATCGCCCTCGGGTCCCGCAAGGGCGGAGTGGCCATGGGGCTCTGGGGAGCCGTCGGGGTCTTCGTGCTCGCGACGTTCTTCGGGGTCACCCCCGCCGACACCTCAGGCGTCGTCGACGTCATGCTGATCATCCTCGCGGTGATCATGGCGGCCGCCGCGATGGAGGCGGCCGGTGGCATCGACTACCTCGTCGGACTGGCCGAGAAGGCGATCCGCCGCAAGCCCAGCCGGGTGGTCTACGTGGCTCCCCTCGTCTCCTGGGCCTTCACCCTGGGCGCCGGCACCGCCCACGTCTTCTACCCCTTGCTCCCCGTGATCCACGACGTGGCCCGCGAAGGCGGCGTCCGGCCCGAGCGGCCCATCGCGGTCGCCTCCATCGCGGCCACCTTCGGTATCACCGCCTCGCCCGTCTCCGCGGCCATGGCCGCCATGATCGTGATGTTCGACGGGGGCGGCTGGAACCTGCCGCGGATCATGGCCGTCGCCGTGCCGTCCACGCTGCTCGGCGTGCTCGTCGCGGCCACCGCGCAGTCCCGGATCGGCAAGGAGCTCGGGCAGGACGCCGAGTACCTGCGCCGGCTGGCGGCCGGCGAGATCGAGGCCCCGGCCCCGGCCCCGGCCGAAGCCGCCCCGCCGCTGCGGCCGCGGGCGCGCTGGTCCGCGTACCTCTTCCTCGGCGGGACCGTCGCCGTCGTCCTCAGCGGACTCTTCCCGGCGCTGCGCCCCGAGACGGGCAAGGGACCGCTCTCGATGCCCGCCACCATCGAGATCCTGATGATGGCCGTGGCCGCGCTGATCCTGCTCCTGTGCAAGGTCGACGCCAAGCGGATACCCGGCACGGACGTGGCCAAGTCCGGGCTCGTCGCCGTCATCGGGGTCTTCGGGCTGTCGTGGCTGGGGCTGTCCTTCATCGGCGCCAACGAGACCCGGATCACCGGCGCCCTCGGCGGGGTCGCACAGGACCACCCCTGGTTCTTCGCGATCATGCTGCTGCTCCTCTCCGCGCTGCTGTTCAGCCAGGCCACGACCACCAAGGCGCTGATGCCCCTCGGGCTCGCCCTCGGTATCCCGGCCCCCCTCCTCATCGCGATGTGGCCCGCCGTGAACGGCTATTTCCTGCTCCCCACCTACGGCACCTTCATCGCGGCGATCAACTTCGACAGGACCGGCACCACCCGCGTCGGCCGCTTCGTCGTCAACCACTCCTTCATGCTGCCCGGCCTGATCACCACGTGCGTCGCGGTATCCACAGGTTTCGCCCTGGTTCAGATTGTCTGACCGGTCCGAGCTCCCTCCGCCTGCTCCGTCAGACTTTTCCCAGAATCTTGTGAAAGTTTTCACAAGCGCACGATGGACCTTTGACCTGCTCAAAGTGCCAGGTCAGCCGGGATGGGAGACCCTTGGGGCTGGGGATCAGGGGACTTTCGGGCCCCAGCTCAGGACCAACGCGGCGCCAAATGATCGATCAAAAGGCGTGCAATGGAAGCAAGCAATGAGGCGATCGGAAGGTGCGGGCGATGACTGCCACCCCTGCGGAAACCACGAAGAACGGCGAGGCCTGGAACGGCTTCAAGGGCGGTCTGTGGCGCGACGCCGTCGACGTCCGCGACTTCATCCAGCAGAACTACACGCCGTACGAGGGTGACGACACCTTCCTCGCCGGCCCCACCGAGCGCACCACCGCCGTGTGGAAGGCGATCACGGACAAGTTCCCGGAGGAGCGCGAGAAGGGCGTCTACGACGTCTCGTACGACATCCCGTCGTCGATCACCGCGCACGCCCCCGGCTACATCGACCGCGACAAGGACCTGATCGTCGGCCTCCAGACGGACGCCCCGCTCAAGCGCGCGATCATGCCCTACGGCGGCTGGCGCATGGTCGCCGGCGCGCTGGAGACCTACGGCTACCCGGTCTCCGACGACCTGGAGAAGGTCTTCACGGAGTACCGCAAGACCCACAACGCCGGTGTCTTCGACGCGTACACCCCCGACATCCGCGCCGCCCGCAAGGCCGGCATCGTGACCGGTCTGCCGGACGCGTACGGCCGCGGCCGCATCATCGGCGACTACCGCCGCGTGTCGCTCTACGGTGTCGACCGCCTCATCGCCGTCAAGAAGGAGGAGAAGGAGGAGATCAACTCCCTCCCCGCGGGCAACCGCTCGCTGGAGGAGACGATCCGCCTGCGCGAGGAGCTCTCCGAGCAGATCCGCGCCCTCGCCGAGCTCAAGGCGATGGCCGCCTCCTACGGGTATGACATCTCCGGCCCGGCCACCACCGGCCGCGAGGCCATCCAGTGGCTGTACTTCGCGTACCTGGCCGCCGTGAAGGAGCAGAACGGCGCGGCCATGTCGCTCGGCCGCACCTCCACCTTCATCGACGTCTACCTCCAGCGCGACATCGAGGCCGGCATCCTCACCGAGGAGCAGGCCCAGGAGCTGGTCGACGACTTCATCATCAAGCTCCGCATCGTCCGCTTCCTGCGCACCCCGGAGTACGACGAGCTCTTCTCCGGCGACCCCACCTGGGTCACCGAGTCGATCGCCGGCATGGGCGAGGACGGCCGTCCGCTGGTCACCAAGACCTCGTTCCGCTACCTCCACACCCTCTACAACCTCGGCCCGGCCCCCGAGCCGAACATGACCGTCTTCTGGTCGCCCCAGCTGCCGCAGGGCTTCAAGGAGTTCTGCGCCCGGGTCTCCATCGACACCTCCTCGGTGCAGTACGAGTCCGACGAGCTGATGCGCCCGCGCTTCGGCGACGACACCGCCATCGCCTGCTGCGTCTCGGCGATGCCGGTCGGCAAGCAGATGCAGTTCTTCGGCGCCCGCGTGAACGTCGCCAAGACGCTGCTGTACGCGATCAACGGCGGCCGGGACGAGAAGTCCGGTGCCCAGGTCGGCCCGTCCACCGGCGCCCTCACCTCCGACGTGCTGGACTACGACGAGGTCATGGCGAAGTTCGACGAGCAGATGGAATGGCTCGCCGACACCTACGTCCACGCCCTGAACGTCATCCACTACATGCACGACAAGTACGCCTACGAGCGCATCGAGATGGCGCTCCACGACCGCGACGTGCGCCGCACCATGGCCTGTGGCATCGCCGGCCTCTCGGTCGCCGCCGACTCGCTGGCCGCCATCAAGTACGCCAAGGTCACCGCCGTGCGCGACGAGACCGGCCTCGCCACCGACTACACCATCGACGGCGACTACCCGGCGTACGGCAACAACGACGACCGTGTCGACTCGATCGCCGTCTGGCTGGTCGAGGAGTTCATGAAGAAGATCCGCAAGCACCCCACGTACCGCGAGGCCGAGCACACCCAGTCGGTGCTGACCATCACCTCGAACGTGGTCTACGGCAAGAAGACCGGCAACACGCCGGACGGACGCCGCGCCGGCGAGCCCTTCTCCCCGGGCGCCAACCCGATGAACGGCCGCGACACCCACGGCTACGTCACCTCGGCGCTGTCGGTCGCGAAGCTCCCGTACGAGGACGCCGAGGACGGCATCTCGCTGACCAACACCGTCACCCCCGACGGCCTGGGCCGCACCCCCGAGGAGCGGATCAAGAACCTGGCCGGCGTCCTCGACGGCTACATGGCGGTCGACGGCTTCCACATGAACGTGAACGTGCTCAACCGCGACACGCTCATGGACGCCATGGAGCACCCGGAGAACTACCCGCAGCTCACCATCCGCGTCAGCGGATACGCGGTGAACTTCGTCCGCCTCACGCGCGCTCAGCAGCTCGACGTGCTGAACCGCACCTTCCACGGCTCTCTCTGACCCTTACGAGAGCCCACGAGCACGCGCGGCCCGGGGCCGGCCCTCACCCGGCCCCGGGACCGCGCGTCACCAGATCAGCCCACGGAATCTGGAAGCTGGAGCACCTGCCATGACCGTCCTCTTCGGTACGAGCCTCCCCGTCGGCCATGCCAACGCGATCAGCGTGAGCGCCGGCCAGACGCCCGCCGCCGCCGCGACGCAGCGGCCGAGCGAGGGCACGGTGCACTCCTGGGACCTGTCCACCGGGGTCGACGGCCCCGGGACCCGGTTCGTGACCTTCCTGTCCGGCTGCCCGCTGACCTGCCTGTACTGCCACAACCCCGACACCATGCGGATGCGCAACGGCAAGCGCACCTCGGCCGACGACGTCATCGCCGAAGCCCGCAAGTACACCAAGTTCATCTCCGCCTCCGGGGGCGGTGCCACCATCTCCGGCGGCGAACCGCTGCTCCAGCCCGTCTTCGCGGGCGAACTGCTGCACCGGATGAAGAACGACCTCGGACTGCACACCGCGCTGGACACCTCCGGCTTCCTCGGGGCCCGCGCCACCGACGCGCTGCTGCGCGACGTGGACCTGGTGCTCCTGGACATCAAGTCCTGGGACCGCGAGACGTACAAGAAGGTGACCGGCCGCCCGCTGGAGCCGACCCTGGACTTCGCCCGCCGCCTCGCCGACCTCGGCAAGGAGGTGCACCTGCGGTTCGTGCTCGTGCCGGGACTGACCGACGCCCGGGAGAACATCGAGGGCGTCGCCGCCTTCGCGGGCGCACTCGACAACATCTCGCGGGTCGACGTACTGCCCTTCCACAAGCTAGGCGAGAGCAAGTGGGAGGCGCTCGACATGAAGTTCACCCTCCACGACACGCCGTCGCCGACCGCCGCACAGGTCGCCGAGGCGAAGGCGATCTTCGCCGCGCAGGGACTGAACGCGGTCTGAGGCCCGGGACCTCTCTACGGGACCTCCCTACGGGTCCGCCCGCGCCTCACTCGAACAGCGCACCCATAAGCTCCGCATAACGGGCCGAATCGGTACAGAACACCTAGCGTGGTGCTGTGTCCGAGCCCTCAGATGTCATCGACGCCGCGCCGCCCCCACCGGCGCCCGAGACCCCGCCGCCGGCCGGGCGGTCCGTCACCGCACGGGCCACCCTGGCCGGCACCGTCGTCTCGCTCCTGCTCATCCTCGCGATCGTGCTCGGCAGCCGACTGCTGCGGGACTTCGACTCGGCCCTGCTGCCGTACGCCGTCGCCACCGTCTTCCTGGCCTTCGGCGTGGCCTACCGGTACACCGTGTGGGTCTCGGCCCCCGGTGCGCGGCGCCTCTTCAAGAAGGGCATCGGCAGCTTCTGGTCGGTGGAGAACTTCCGCAAGGCGCCCACCGCCCTGCCGAAGATGATCGCCACCTACCTCGGCTTCCAGAAGTTCCTCGGCGCCCGCTCGCGCCCCCGCTGGATCGCGCACCAGCTGATGTTCTGGGGCTGCCTCCTGGCCGCGGCCATCACCTTCCCGCTGACCTGGGGCTGGTTCACCTTCACCTCGGAGAGCGGCGCGGGCCCCGGCTACGACATGCGGATCTGGGGCATCAAGGTCCTCGGCTTCGACGCGCTCAGCGTCCTGGGCTGGCTGATGTTCCACGGCCTGGACATCGCCGCCGTCCTGGTCATCCCCGGCGCCTCGTACTTCCTGTACCGGCGGATGAAGGACCGCGGCGCCATGACCGGCCAGCGCTTCGCCTACGACCTGCTGCCGCTGATCTGTCTGATCGTCATCTCCGTGACGGGTCTGCTGCTGACCTTCTCCTCGATCTTCCTGCACGGCGGCGGATACGAGTTCCTCGCGATCCTGCACATGGTGTCGGTGGTGTTCACCCTCATCTACATCCCGTTCGGGAAGTTCTTCCACATCGTCCAGCGCCCGGCCGCCGTCGGCATGCAGCTCTTCAAGTACACGGCCCGCCAGGACGAGCAGGTCTTCCTCTGCAAGCGCTGCGAGGAACCCATCGACACCGCCCCCTACGTGGAGAACCTGCGCGGCACGATGAAGGACCTGAAGCTCGACTTCGACGCCTGGGCCGAGTACTGCCCGCGCTGCAAGCGGGTCCTGCGCGGCAATGCCTACCTGACCCATGTCAAGAAGGGCTTCAAGTGACCGCGACCGACCCGGGCAGGGCCGCGGCCCGGCCCGCACCCGTGCCCGTCTCCATCGACCCCTCCATCGCCCCGCCCGGCACCCGCAACTTCCGCGACGCCGGAGGCATCCCCGCCGACCAGTGGCACGCCGACCAGAACGGCGAAACCCTGGTCCCCACCCACTGCTGCTTCTGCGGGGTGCAGTGCGGGATGTACCTGCGCGTGGACAAGGGCGGCAAGGTCTTCGGCGTGGAACCCCGCAACCACGACATCAACCGGATGCGGCTGTGCCCCAAGGGCATCAACGCCTACCAGCAGGTCAACCACCCCGACCGGCTGACCGCCCCGCTGATGCGGCGCTCCCGGGACGAGGAGTTCAAGGAGTGCTCCTGGGACGAGGCCCTGGACTTCACCGTCTCCGAGATCCGGCGCATCCAGGAGGCCCACGGCAACGACGCCTTCGGGCTGCTCGGCGGAGCCAGCCTGTTCTCCGAGAAGACCTACCTGGTCGGCAAGTTCGCCCGGGTCGCGCTGAAGTCCAAGCACGTCGACTACAACGGCCGCCTGTGCATGGTCAGCGCCGCCGGAGCCAACAAGCTCGCCTTCGGCATCGACCGGGCCGGCAACCCCTTCTCCGACATCCTCCTCACCGACTGCCTGCTCATCGCCGGGTCGAACGTGGGGGAGTGCTTCCCCGTGATGACCCAGTACCTGTGGGGTGCGCGGGACCGCGGCGCCTCGCTGATCGTGATCGACCCGCGCGAGACGGCCATCGCCCGCACCGCCGACATCCACGTCGCGCTCAAGCCCGGCACCGACTCGGCCTTCTTCAACGCCGTACTGAACGTGGTCATCGCCGAAGGCCTCACCGACGAGGCCTACATCGCCGCGCACACCACCGGCTGGGAAGAGGTCAAGAAGACCGTCGCCGAGTACCCGCCGTCGCGCTCCGCGGAGATCTGCGGGGTGCCCGCCTCGCAGATCGTCCAGGTGGCACGCGTCTTCGCCGGCGCGGACAAGGCCATGGCCTGGCACGCCCGCGGCATCGAGCACCACTCCCAGGGCGTCGAGAACTGCCTGTCCGTGATCAACCTGTGCGTGGCCACCGGCCACATCGGCAAGCCCGGCGCCGGCTACGGCACCATCACCGGGCAGGGCAACGGACAGGGCGGCCGCGAGCACGGCCAGAAGTCCGACATGCTGCCCGGCGGCCGCTCCATCACCAACCCGGAGCACCGCAAGCAGATCTGCCAGATCTGGGGCATCGAGGAGTCCGAACTCCCCACCGCCGGCACCTCCATGATGGAGATGGTCTGGCAGATGCAGCGCAAGGAGATCCGCGGCCTCATCGGCATCTGCAACAACCCCTTCGTCTCCCTCCCCAACTACGCGGTGGTCAAGGACGGCTACGACACCGCCGAGTTCCACGCCCAGTTCGACTTCTTCCTCTCCGAGACCGCGGCCAACGCCCACGTGGTCTTCCCCGTCACCACCTGGGCCGAGGACGAGGGCGTGATGGCCAACGCCGAGGCCCGCGTGGTCAAGCACAACAAGGCCCAGGATCCCCCCGCCGGGGTGCGCACCGACACCTGGGTCATCTGCGAACTCGCCAGGCGGCTCGGCGCCGGGAAGCACTTCGAGTTCCCCGGCTCCCGCGAGGTGTTCGAGGAGCTGCGCGTCGCCTCCGCCGGCACGGTCAACGACTACTACGGCATCACCTACGACCGGCTCGACGAGACCGGCGGGATCGCCTGGCCCTGCCCCTCCACCGAGCACCCGGGCACCCCCCGGCTGTTCGAGGACGGCAGGACCTACCACCCCGACGGGAAGATCCACATGCAGGTCGTCGAATGGCATGCGCCCATGGACGCCTACACCGAGGAGTACCCCCTCTCCCTCACCACCGGCCGCACCGTCGCGCACTTCCTCTCCGGCAACCAGACCCGTCGGCTCGGCGCCCTCGTCGAGCAGACCCCCCGCCCCTGGGTGGAGGTCCACCCCTCGCACGGCTTCCGCAACGGCGACCCGGTACGGGTGGTCACCCGGCGCGGCAGCGAGGTGTTCCCGGCCCTGGTCACCGAGGCGATCCGCCCCGACACCGTCTTCATCCCGTACCACTGGCCGGTCCCGACGTCCGCGAACGCCCTGACCATCGACGCCCTCGACCCCCGCTCGAAGATCCCCGAGTACAAGGTCTGCGCCGCCCGGATCGAGGCCGCCGAGCGGGTCGACGAGGTGCCCGCCCCGCCCACCCCGCCGGGTCGTGAGGCCTATCCGGAGACCCAGGTCTCCCGCACCGACCCCCTGCCGCCCACAGCCCCCCAGGGCCGTGGCACGGCGGAGAGGAGCTGACCCGCCATGATGGGCCGCACGATCTTCATCGACCCGGGTCGCTGCATCGGCTGCCAGGCGTGCGTCTCGGCCTGCCGCGAGTGCGATTCGCACCGTGGGAAGTCGATGATCCACCTCGACTACACCGAACCCGGCATGTCCGTCGCCTCCCTCCCCAGCGTCTGCATGCACTGCGAGGACCCGGTCGCACCCTGCGCCGAGGTCTGTCCCGCCGACGCGATCCTGGTGACCGCCGACGGGGTGGTCCAGCAGGCCGACACCACCCGCTGCATCGGCTGCTCCAACTGCGTCAACGCCTGCCCCTTCGGCATCCCGAAGATCGACCTCCAGGCGAAGCTGCAGATGAAGTGCAACCTCTGCTACGACCGCACCGCCTACGGCCTCGCCCCGATGTGCGCGACCGTCTGCCCGACCGGGGCCCTCTTCTACGGAACCCTCGAAGAGCTCCAGGCGGAGCGCCCCGGGGTCCAGGTGGCCGACTCCTTCGTCTTCGGCGACGTCGTCGTCCAGACCGGGGTCGCCATGGTCGTCCCCGCCGACAAGGTCCAGTGGCCCGTCCCCGGCGGCCTCCCCGTCGTCGAGATCAACGGAAAGGACGTCCGGTGAGCGTCACCGAGCAGCCCCCTCCACACCCAGGGCACCGGGGCGACGGCCCCGCGGACGGCGGCGCGGCCGCCGACGCCGCGATCGAGCAACTGCGCGACCGGATCAGCGCCGACTCCCTCACCACCCGCCGTGACTACCTGCGGATCGTCGCCACCGTCTCCGGCGGCCTGGCCATCGGCGGTGTCGGCGTCGCCGCGGGCATCCTGCACCGGCACGGGGACAACGAGGGCCTGCCCGACCCGAAGAAGGTCGCCGACCTGCTGCCCCCCGGCCAGTCCGTGGCCTTCCGGTTCCCCGGCGAGGACGACCGGGCCCTGGCCGTGCGCCTCGGGGACGGCTCCCTCGTGGGCTACTCCGCCGTCTGCACCCACCTGGCGTGCGGTGTGCTGTGGCGCGAGGACCGGGGCCCCGACGGGGAGCTGTACTGCCCCTGCCACGAGGGTGTCTTCGACGCCCGTACCGGCGAGGTGACGGCCGGTCCTCCGCCGCGCCCGCTGCCGCGGATCTACCTGACCGAGCAGGCCGACGGCAGCGTCTGGGCCGTGGCGACCGCCCGGTCGGGAGAGCAGGTGAAGGACGCGCTCTGCCGGCAGTTCGGCGACTCCCACCCGCAGGAGTCCGCCCGCCTGGGCTGCCCCGGCGCGGCCCGGGCCGGTACCACCGAGAGGAGGCCCACATGAGCGAGGCACCGCTGCCACCCCGCCCGGAGTACCACCCGGGCAGTGCCCAGCCACGGCTCAACCGGCCGGTGCGCGAGAGGTACCCGCAGATCCGCTCCACCAGCGGGTACGGGGACCCCCGGATCCGGCACACGGGCCCGGGCCCGGGAGCCGGCACCGAGCAGGAGCCCGAGCGCTCCTCCCGCCTCAACGCGCGCCTCGCCCTGGCGCTCACGGTCGTGATCGGCCAGCTCTGGGCGCTCACCGTGACCGTCAACGAGTGGATGAAGGGAAACACCGGCACGGCCTGGTGGGGAGCGGGGTTCCTGATCCTGTCCTTCCTCGTCGTGATCGGACTGTGGCTCCTCGACCCGAAGGACCGATGACCATGTCGATGCCCACGCCGACCTCGTCGGCACCCCGCAGTCACCGTGCGGAGAGCTACAAGCCCGGGGCCACCATCGCCGACTGGCGGCCCGAGGACGAGGGCTTCTGGAATTCCAAGGGCCACCGGGTCGCCCAGCGCAACCTCTGGGTCTCGATCCCCGCGCTGATGCTCGGCTTCGTGGTCTGGCAGGTCTGGTCGGTGACCGTGGTCCGGCTCAACGACGTCGGCTTCGGTTTCTCGAAGTCCCAGCTGTTCTGGCTGACCGCCATCCCCGGGATCACCGGCGGCACCTTCCGGATCCTCTACACCTTCATCGGGCCGATGTTCGGCGAGCGGAAGTTCACCGCCTTCAGCACGATCATCCTGGTCGGTCCGATGCTGTGGCTGGGCTTCGCGCTCCAGGACACCGGGACGCCGTACTGGGAGCTGGCGCTGATCGCGGCCGTCTGCGGCATCGGCGGCGCGAACTTCGCCTCCTCGATGGCGAACATCGGCTTCTTCTTCCCCAAGCGGGAGAAGGGCAGCGCCAACGGCCTCAACGGCGGCCTCGGCAACCTCGGCGTGAGCGTGGTCCAACTGGTCGCCCCGCTGGTGGTCACCGCGGCGGTCCTCGGCGCCCCGGCGGGCGGACCCCAGCACGACGCGAAGAAGAACACCGACATCTGGCTGCAGAACGGCGCCTTCCTCTGGGTGCCGCTGCTGGTCATCATGGCGCTGGCCGCCTGGTTCCTGATGAACGACCTGAAGGTGGCCGCGGCCCCCTTCAGCCAGCAGAAGATCATCTTCAAGCGCAAGCACAACTGGCTGATGACCTGGCTCTACGTCGGCACCTTCGGCTCCTTCATCGGCTTCGCGGCCGCCCTGCCGCTGCTGATCAAGAACAACTTCGAGGGGCAGGGCTACCAGGCCACCACCTACGCCTGGATCGGCCCGTTCATCGGGGCCCTCACGCGCTGGGGCGGCGGCTGGCTCTCGGACAAGATCGGCGGAGCCAGGGTCACC
Protein-coding sequences here:
- a CDS encoding ubiquinol-cytochrome c reductase iron-sulfur subunit, which codes for MSVTEQPPPHPGHRGDGPADGGAAADAAIEQLRDRISADSLTTRRDYLRIVATVSGGLAIGGVGVAAGILHRHGDNEGLPDPKKVADLLPPGQSVAFRFPGEDDRALAVRLGDGSLVGYSAVCTHLACGVLWREDRGPDGELYCPCHEGVFDARTGEVTAGPPPRPLPRIYLTEQADGSVWAVATARSGEQVKDALCRQFGDSHPQESARLGCPGAARAGTTERRPT
- a CDS encoding NarK family nitrate/nitrite MFS transporter; the protein is MSMPTPTSSAPRSHRAESYKPGATIADWRPEDEGFWNSKGHRVAQRNLWVSIPALMLGFVVWQVWSVTVVRLNDVGFGFSKSQLFWLTAIPGITGGTFRILYTFIGPMFGERKFTAFSTIILVGPMLWLGFALQDTGTPYWELALIAAVCGIGGANFASSMANIGFFFPKREKGSANGLNGGLGNLGVSVVQLVAPLVVTAAVLGAPAGGPQHDAKKNTDIWLQNGAFLWVPLLVIMALAAWFLMNDLKVAAAPFSQQKIIFKRKHNWLMTWLYVGTFGSFIGFAAALPLLIKNNFEGQGYQATTYAWIGPFIGALTRWGGGWLSDKIGGARVTILSFIGMAAALVVVIFALPSGGQEGNFWPFYIGFLVAFAFSGLGNGSTFRQIPVIFRDHHMKAAEGKGPEAQAAALKQSEMESGAVTGFSSAIAAYGFFFIPAMFAAMAVTNALWIFIGFYATCLVVCYWFYARKGAEAPS
- a CDS encoding 4Fe-4S dicluster domain-containing protein, which produces MMGRTIFIDPGRCIGCQACVSACRECDSHRGKSMIHLDYTEPGMSVASLPSVCMHCEDPVAPCAEVCPADAILVTADGVVQQADTTRCIGCSNCVNACPFGIPKIDLQAKLQMKCNLCYDRTAYGLAPMCATVCPTGALFYGTLEELQAERPGVQVADSFVFGDVVVQTGVAMVVPADKVQWPVPGGLPVVEINGKDVR
- a CDS encoding DUF6755 family protein, producing MSEAPLPPRPEYHPGSAQPRLNRPVRERYPQIRSTSGYGDPRIRHTGPGPGAGTEQEPERSSRLNARLALALTVVIGQLWALTVTVNEWMKGNTGTAWWGAGFLILSFLVVIGLWLLDPKDR
- a CDS encoding molybdopterin oxidoreductase family protein, whose amino-acid sequence is MTATDPGRAAARPAPVPVSIDPSIAPPGTRNFRDAGGIPADQWHADQNGETLVPTHCCFCGVQCGMYLRVDKGGKVFGVEPRNHDINRMRLCPKGINAYQQVNHPDRLTAPLMRRSRDEEFKECSWDEALDFTVSEIRRIQEAHGNDAFGLLGGASLFSEKTYLVGKFARVALKSKHVDYNGRLCMVSAAGANKLAFGIDRAGNPFSDILLTDCLLIAGSNVGECFPVMTQYLWGARDRGASLIVIDPRETAIARTADIHVALKPGTDSAFFNAVLNVVIAEGLTDEAYIAAHTTGWEEVKKTVAEYPPSRSAEICGVPASQIVQVARVFAGADKAMAWHARGIEHHSQGVENCLSVINLCVATGHIGKPGAGYGTITGQGNGQGGREHGQKSDMLPGGRSITNPEHRKQICQIWGIEESELPTAGTSMMEMVWQMQRKEIRGLIGICNNPFVSLPNYAVVKDGYDTAEFHAQFDFFLSETAANAHVVFPVTTWAEDEGVMANAEARVVKHNKAQDPPAGVRTDTWVICELARRLGAGKHFEFPGSREVFEELRVASAGTVNDYYGITYDRLDETGGIAWPCPSTEHPGTPRLFEDGRTYHPDGKIHMQVVEWHAPMDAYTEEYPLSLTTGRTVAHFLSGNQTRRLGALVEQTPRPWVEVHPSHGFRNGDPVRVVTRRGSEVFPALVTEAIRPDTVFIPYHWPVPTSANALTIDALDPRSKIPEYKVCAARIEAAERVDEVPAPPTPPGREAYPETQVSRTDPLPPTAPQGRGTAERS